In Pyrus communis chromosome 15, drPyrComm1.1, whole genome shotgun sequence, the genomic stretch ctcacttttttttttgtgaaaaatgcaaagtttttatttttcgaaCTATGTCTTGTgaacattaaggaaaactttataagatATTTGGAGGCGGTTTTACGGTTTATTGAGCAATAaatgtatatttattataatatttaaaggCAAAAACTAAgcaaataagtgaaaataataGTAGTGAGGCCCAtgacattgttaaaatgggatTCCACCCTCAACAATATTGACAGAAAGTCttactttaatttttcaaaacttcacggtgaggcgaaggtaaaaataaatagtttgaacgataatttatgtacgaatttgtaagaATCGACTAAATaacgtgagtgttaacccacattttttgcgaaaaatgtatatttagtaaattatttaagccgaaaactaaaaaaataagtgaaaaatatagttgtgaggcccaaaacattgttaaaatggggttccgcCCTCAAGGATACCAACATAATGTCTTAtctttattttcaaaactttatgGTGAGACGAATGTGAAAATAAGTAGATTGAACAATGATTTATATACGAAAAACCGAGCATTagcacgttttttttttttttttttcttctcaaaaatgcaaattttttattttcacgacATATTTCCATGAGCATATTAAGGAaaaatttataaggcatttggaagcagatttaaaatttattaagcaacaaatgtatattcagtagactatttaagccgaaactaaaaaaactaagtgaaaaaaataaggaaagctaatgaaaagggcttgaaaactttgaattttaacgataaggacaaaataaaaggtaaagtgaatagtaccaggtttgactttttagtgtaaaaatgtgatttttcgttaaaatgaacagtaccatgggcttttcgttaaaactctcaaaaaaaaatatggttgaggcccaaaacattgttaaaatggggtccaccctcaagaataacttaattttcaaaactttacgGTAAgacgaaggtgaaaataaatagattgaataaTGATTTATgaacgaatttgcaaaaccgactaaTTTTCTATCTATAATTCTATTTCGCGACTTggtaaaatcataaaaaaaataaaataaaaaaagctttTTGAAGTCAATAAATTAAAAGATCGTTTCGAATGGGCTTAAAATGTTTCCCTTAATTCGCATGCAAAAGATCTCGCAAAACTAAAAAATTcgatttttacaaaaaattgtgAGCTATAAGTAGCCAACGGTTTTGCCAATTTCTAAAAAGACTTTTgagaattcaatttaattttctcCGCCCACCTTAAGCTTGTAAAAATTTAGTTAAGACCTTTCAAAGACAACACGGATGCCAGAACCATTCTAGGACCATGCTAGTATTTTCCTATCTATTATTCTATTTTGTGATTtagaaaattcatcaaaactatTTCCGGGGGTCAATGAAATCTCCCAACGGATAACGTCCTAGAAAACAGCACCAAATAAGACCTTgtaatgatttttgtaaaaGTTGAAAAAACCGAATCAAAATTGTGAAAACGTATTTTGGTCATACAAGCAAGAACATATAGATACTAGAAATCTCCGTCGGGTATGGAAGAAGTAGAATGCAACTCTCCAAAAAAATAATGCGAAAAAAATATAGCAGCATTCACCCTAActaaaaactcaaaactaaACGTAGTGGCGACTGAAAGAATGAATAAAATGAAGACTAAAATGTCCGTTACAAAAGACGAGTTTCAGCCCATATAATTGGACTTCGATCCACATTCTAAACTGGACCACCTAAGTTTGGTCACCCTTCATTGTGGAGAAAATTCATCTGGCGGTTCATCAACCGGAGGCGACAATGATCCAAAATCAAGGGCAGGGTAGACACCAGGTGGCCTTTCTCGAGGTTTAATTGACAGCAATTGGCTAGAGTCACCAACAACATCTGCCCATCCGTAATGCGGCTCAGCCCTTCATCAAAgattgaaaaatcaaaattagtTTTACAGTAAAGGCAATAACAGAAGATATAatctaaattatatatatatttgattccCTAGAATCCTTTTTGACTGCTTCAGTATACTATATGCAAACAGAACCAACTCCAGCGCGGAAGTGTGTGGAGAGAGAGttggagacagagagagaaacagagagagtgAGAAACTATTACTCGTAATAGGTCTCCTCGTCCACAACAATATCCCAGCTTTCCCCAGTCGTGCTTTTCCCATATTTGTGCACCTTACTGCAAAGAGAAAGCAAGTTAACTTgtcaaagaaaaaccaaaacaatagATGACAATGCAGTTCAGCAAGCTTATCCCTTTTCCGTACCCATTTCCAAAGTGCTCTTCTCCCCATGTCCTTGACCAACCTAGacattagaaaacaaaaacagagtTGCGTCAGATTACATTATTGAAAAGTTAAATGAACATGAAGATCTGAATAATTGGAACGGATTCAAGACTATATAGTAAAAGGAAACAATTAAGGGCAAACATATTTTGTGTTAATCATAGTTCAAGGTCCTTCCACATACGTTCACCGCTTGGCGATACATGCCATGTCTCCCCTTGTCGTGAACCTATTCCAGCAAAGAACTTCTCTTCCCACTTGTCTCCCCATTTGGTTCCAAGTTCAGTCTCAGCCCATTTATCAGTCCTGAAAATTATAGCATCCAGCATATATCAATGAGTAGATATTTTTTAGCTGCCTGTATTGTGCTTCATACTTTTCATTGTAAATGGTCAAATGATGATACCAGATGACAAACGAATTTCTGAATTTAAGAGGAAGGAGGAACAATGAagggttttttgttttaatatgaACAGATGAAGAATTAAATCAAGTCAGTTAGAGAagataattagaaaaaaaaaccatttgagAACAGATCCCCTTCCATCATAATGCTCTCCCCACTTCTCCCACCAGGACTGCTCATTAAGTCTACCATATTTGTGTGCTCCTTTCTCTGTCCAGCCTTTAGCATCATATTTCTCCCACCTGCATCCAAAATATTAAGTAAAATCGTCCATATGTTTTATCTAATTCATCAATCCTTCAATGCATTATAATGTGACTGAAAAATGAATTAGCAGCAAACCGTACTTTAGCTTACCATTTCTCATACCATCCCGCATTTTCAGTGCCTGATTTTGCTTGTTTCTGTGCACTTCTCTCAATTCTTGCTACATTACTGTGCTTTCAAAGTTGCAACATTAATTTATATtgggagaatgaaacaagaggAGGTCaagaaatataaatttaaaaaatttctatAACTACCGCTCACTTAGTAAGTTAAAAGCAATTCTCTAAGACTTAATGAAATAGAGCTAAAATAAAGACCTCCATTCATCTTGATGAAGAACTTCTTGCCAAGTTTCCCACCACGAATCCCCTTCAGCATTTCTACCAGATTTCTCCACACCTATGAAAAGATAACAGATGGGAATTATGCATGCCTATATGTACCCATGCCCATGATATAGTAATGAAATTAGCTGAAAGACGAGTTACTGTAAACGTATACAGGACAGAACAGTGtcttcagaaagaaaaaaaaagcagaaattgattaattaatcaagTCTGTAGTGAATGATTGTCGTTCAATGCCCTTAGATATATGTGCTAGTTTTCCACAGCAGTGGGAAGTGTTGAGTTCAAAAATTTCCAGAAACAAGGATGATACTGGACCTACGAAGACAGTGCCTACAAATTTACTTTAAGAGGACCATAAATGTTTTATATTGCAGCAAAAACATTTTTCCCGTCTAGAAAAATGAATGTGTTGTTTTGTTTATATCAAACTACTCTGAAGTTTGTGGTTTATTCAGGACAATGAAGAACCTAAGATATCTCATTCATTGAAATTTTATAGTGATGGACATGGTTAATGATAGCTAGCAGTTGAAGATGAAGACAAGGAAGAAGTATACCTAGCTCTTTGTATCCGGTCCAGTCACTTTTCTCCCACCACTGTCAATAAGATCAATAAATCCAATTAAATGCATCCACCTGGGATGATTCTCAATGGGGTTATAAAGACAAAGTCAAGGCAGCAAGGGACTTAGAatatgaatatgacgctagttTACAGGTAGCAGGATGTCCAAGTCCCCCTCTACTTTTTTAGGGCTTTCGAGCATGAAATATAAGGCGCCTTGATAATACAATCTTAGAATTCAGTGATAACTATTACTGTAAACAAAATGACGGAGATGCCTAATAAAGTGAAGGATAGTCAAGAAGGTTCGTCAAGTCATATATGGCAGAGCTAACAAAGTTAAAAAAGCAAAATAATTATGATAAATTATGATATTATACAGTTTCTTTCCATTGTGAAGAAGCGTCGTGGGAGGTACCACCCATCCTTGTCCACCTACATCTGTATCCATTGTTGCCAAGGTCCTCGCCACTTTCGCGATACCAAGTGCTGCCATCTTCATTGGTGCCAGACTCGTTTACATTTTCGTTTAACAAGCTGATGCCCCACTCCTTCTCATTGGCAATGCCAGTATCTATAAAACATATCAAACACCACAATAATCACAACAAGAACAATGATCAATCAAATATCTTAGTAATTATCTACCGAAACCATCCATGAAGCACAATGATGGTATATTAGCAAGTGGTgaatgattgattgattgattgattgaattACCTCTTTTCGGAGGACTGTCACGAGATTGCGGGCCGGAGTTTCTTGGGGTACAGCGAGGGTAGTGTTTCTCTTGTTTGGACAGGAAGCGAGATCTGCAGCAATATACAGTGGAGTAGAGTGAATTAATTATAAACaccaaaagccaaaaacaatACTAGAACAAACAGAATGGAATTGAAGTAAATTCCCtcataaattgaaaattgaaaattgaaaatgtaaCGTACTGAGcaggagaagaagaggaagacgaAGCGAAGAAGGGTAATGCGGCGGAGGCTTGGACTCCAGCAGCTCTGTGAGCCCTTTTCTTGGAATCGAAGCGCCGGTCGTCCGCCTTGTCGACGGTCTTTCCGGA encodes the following:
- the LOC137717312 gene encoding protein EARLY STARVATION 1, chloroplastic-like → MVATSRGFASPPDFKLTRLGLAFHPHPQPHPSTATNAGRPWDLRKRRRRLSLPRADPPAVTLITCCCSDSVVPILSGKTVDKADDRRFDSKKRAHRAAGVQASAALPFFASSSSSSPAQSRFLSKQEKHYPRCTPRNSGPQSRDSPPKRDTGIANEKEWGISLLNENVNESGTNEDGSTWYRESGEDLGNNGYRCRWTRMGGTSHDASSQWKETWWEKSDWTGYKELGVEKSGRNAEGDSWWETWQEVLHQDEWSNVARIERSAQKQAKSGTENAGWYEKWWEKYDAKGWTEKGAHKYGRLNEQSWWEKWGEHYDGRGSVLKWTDKWAETELGTKWGDKWEEKFFAGIGSRQGETWHVSPSGERWSRTWGEEHFGNGKVHKYGKSTTGESWDIVVDEETYYEAEPHYGWADVVGDSSQLLSIKPRERPPGVYPALDFGSLSPPVDEPPDEFSPQ